One genomic segment of Nonomuraea coxensis DSM 45129 includes these proteins:
- a CDS encoding isocitrate lyase/PEP mutase family protein: MSFHDLHRPGEPFLLPNAWDYGSAAALAALGFPAIGTTSLGVAAVHGRPDAAGVTRAETVELAEAIKDLGVLVTVDVEGGFSDDPAEVSDLVAGLAALGVAGVNLEDGRPDGTLRPIGLHQEIIEAAKGHGVFVNARTDTCWLRTGDTLERVRAYAHADGVFVPGLTGLDAIAEVAAATPLPLNVLFQPDGPTMAELAAAGVARVSTGSLLYRAALQGALAAALAVQGRPAPGMPTYAETAALLPRSR; this comes from the coding sequence GTGAGCTTCCATGACCTGCACCGCCCCGGCGAGCCGTTCCTGCTGCCGAACGCCTGGGACTACGGCTCCGCCGCCGCCCTGGCCGCGCTGGGCTTCCCGGCGATCGGCACCACGAGTCTCGGCGTGGCCGCCGTGCACGGCCGGCCGGACGCGGCCGGCGTCACCCGCGCCGAGACCGTCGAACTGGCCGAGGCGATCAAGGATCTCGGCGTGCTCGTCACCGTGGACGTCGAGGGCGGCTTCAGCGACGACCCCGCCGAGGTGTCGGACCTGGTGGCGGGCCTGGCCGCGCTGGGCGTGGCCGGCGTGAACCTCGAGGACGGCCGGCCGGACGGCACCCTGCGCCCGATCGGGCTGCACCAGGAGATCATCGAGGCGGCGAAGGGGCACGGCGTGTTCGTCAACGCGCGGACCGACACCTGCTGGCTGCGGACGGGCGACACGCTGGAGCGGGTGCGGGCGTACGCGCACGCCGACGGCGTCTTCGTGCCAGGACTGACCGGCCTGGACGCGATCGCCGAGGTGGCGGCGGCCACGCCGCTGCCGCTCAACGTGCTCTTCCAGCCGGACGGCCCCACGATGGCCGAGCTGGCCGCCGCCGGGGTGGCGCGGGTGAGCACGGGCTCGCTGCTCTACCGGGCCGCGCTCCAGGGGGCGCTGGCGGCGGCGCTCGCCGTCCAGGGCAGGCCGGCTCCGGGGATGCCGACCTACGCGGAGACGGCCGCGCTGCTTCCGAGATCGCGATAA
- a CDS encoding cytochrome P450, translating into MHLTRHAEALAVLADPRYVPPPVRQDAPEGTLAWLRAHVSRFSSGAEHAARRRSVVERLAALDPVRLRADARRATLERAGDWRGVPTRVLGAALGVADTAPVAAAAAGYLSGEESPQRDAAVAALLDRADLPAVTLLLQAHDATETLIANALPRLAGHDDVEAVLRETLRHDPPVKVLRRLDLRDEEEVTLDVVAANRDPDVFPDPGRFDPARGDGPHLTFGAGLRPCPAPAYALALAAGVLEGLRAGERP; encoded by the coding sequence ATGCACCTCACCCGACACGCCGAAGCCCTGGCGGTGCTCGCCGACCCCCGGTACGTGCCGCCGCCCGTGCGCCAGGACGCCCCCGAGGGGACGCTCGCCTGGCTGCGCGCCCATGTCTCGCGGTTCAGCTCCGGCGCCGAGCACGCCGCGCGCCGCCGCAGCGTCGTCGAGCGGCTGGCCGCCCTGGACCCCGTACGGCTGCGCGCCGACGCCCGCCGCGCGACCCTGGAGCGGGCCGGCGACTGGCGGGGCGTGCCCACGCGGGTGCTCGGGGCCGCGCTCGGCGTCGCGGACACCGCCCCGGTCGCCGCCGCGGCGGCCGGATACCTGTCGGGCGAGGAGAGCCCGCAGCGCGACGCCGCCGTCGCCGCCCTCCTGGACCGGGCCGACCTGCCGGCCGTCACCCTGCTGCTCCAGGCGCACGACGCCACCGAGACCCTGATCGCCAACGCCCTGCCACGGCTCGCCGGCCACGACGACGTGGAGGCGGTGCTGCGCGAGACGCTCCGGCACGATCCGCCGGTCAAGGTCCTCCGCAGGCTGGACCTCCGCGACGAGGAGGAGGTCACCCTCGACGTGGTGGCCGCCAACCGGGACCCGGACGTCTTCCCCGATCCCGGCCGGTTCGACCCGGCGCGCGGCGACGGGCCGCATCTGACCTTCGGCGCCGGGCTGCGTCCCTGCCCGGCGCCCGCGTACGCGCTCGCGCTGGCCGCCGGCGTGCTGGAGGGGCTGCGGGCGGGTGAGCGGCCGTGA
- a CDS encoding DUF998 domain-containing protein, translating to MIPRWSLWATAGGTAVSAAALTWTELTLPGQPLLSDYALVAGGLVPVLVGMLALAGACLSLAYGLAVADPARTAATRVLLLAGAAGLMLSAVFPTDPGTSQVGTLAGEIHRWSAAVVFTALPVAGWTFARGRAAAARWNAVRAMSVTAAVTLAAYLAAHPATVTSPLINGAAYYGPLERAVVLAEMVLLVTMALAAVTRRATARATATPAVSAHAQPAPTRSAPARSAPARSAHAQPAPAGDAPCEDAAAEGAPGLAA from the coding sequence ATGATCCCACGGTGGAGCCTGTGGGCGACGGCCGGCGGCACCGCCGTCTCGGCGGCGGCGCTCACCTGGACCGAGCTCACCCTGCCCGGCCAGCCGCTGCTCAGCGACTACGCGCTGGTCGCCGGCGGGCTGGTGCCGGTGCTCGTCGGGATGCTGGCGCTCGCGGGGGCGTGCCTGAGCCTGGCGTACGGGCTGGCCGTGGCCGACCCGGCGCGCACCGCGGCCACCCGGGTGCTGCTGCTGGCCGGGGCCGCCGGGCTGATGCTGAGCGCGGTCTTCCCCACCGATCCCGGCACCTCGCAGGTCGGCACGCTCGCCGGGGAGATCCACCGCTGGTCGGCCGCGGTGGTGTTCACCGCGCTGCCGGTCGCCGGGTGGACGTTCGCCAGGGGGCGGGCGGCCGCCGCCCGCTGGAACGCGGTGCGGGCCATGAGCGTGACCGCGGCGGTGACGCTGGCGGCGTACCTGGCCGCGCACCCGGCCACCGTCACCTCGCCGCTGATCAACGGGGCGGCCTACTACGGGCCGCTGGAGCGGGCCGTGGTGCTGGCCGAGATGGTGCTCCTCGTGACGATGGCGCTGGCCGCGGTCACCCGCCGGGCCACGGCGCGCGCCACGGCGACGCCGGCCGTGAGCGCGCACGCCCAGCCCGCGCCCACCCGATCCGCGCCCGCCCGGTCCGCGCCGGCCCGATCCGCGCACGCCCAGCCCGCGCCCGCCGGGGACGCGCCGTGCGAGGACGCGGCCGCTGAGGGCGCGCCGGGGCTGGCCGCCTGA
- a CDS encoding glycosyltransferase produces MPLHSVTDRALLAPAPERPRRVLISTDTYPPDVNGAAYFTHRLATGLAARGNEVHVVCQSEHGPASADVVDGVIVHRLRSAPLLVHPTMRVTVPARLDRLVADIGPDVLHTQGHFVVGRAAIAAARRAGVPVVATNHFMPDNLFQFAHIPARLRAKAGRLAWRDFARVFNRADHVTTPTPLAARLLADQGFAREVEPVSCGIDLSRFHPHAEPKAWARKLFGLPDRPTVLFVGRLDEEKRIDELVRALPLVLNETDAQVALVGKGNQRAELERLAARIGVGDRVFFLGFVPDENMPQAYAAADVFAMPGVAELQSIATLEAMATGLPVVAADAMALPHLVVCNGHLFQPGDVVELARHLTRVLGDDELRARYGRASRELALTHDDQASLARFEAIYDEVAR; encoded by the coding sequence ATGCCCCTGCACAGCGTCACCGACCGCGCCCTGCTCGCCCCCGCCCCGGAGCGCCCGCGCCGGGTGCTGATCTCGACCGACACCTACCCACCCGACGTGAACGGCGCCGCCTACTTCACCCACCGCCTGGCCACCGGCCTCGCCGCGCGCGGCAACGAGGTGCACGTGGTCTGCCAGTCGGAGCACGGCCCGGCCAGCGCCGACGTCGTGGACGGCGTCATCGTGCACCGGCTGCGCTCCGCGCCGCTGCTGGTGCACCCGACCATGCGCGTCACCGTCCCGGCCCGGCTGGACCGGCTGGTCGCCGACATCGGCCCGGACGTGCTGCACACGCAGGGCCACTTCGTCGTCGGCCGGGCCGCCATCGCGGCCGCCCGGCGCGCGGGCGTTCCCGTCGTGGCCACCAACCACTTCATGCCCGACAACCTCTTCCAGTTCGCCCACATCCCCGCCAGGCTCCGGGCGAAGGCGGGCCGGCTGGCCTGGCGCGACTTCGCCCGCGTCTTCAACCGGGCCGACCACGTCACCACGCCCACCCCGCTGGCCGCCAGGCTCCTCGCCGACCAGGGGTTCGCGCGGGAGGTGGAGCCCGTGTCCTGCGGCATCGACCTGAGCAGGTTCCACCCGCACGCCGAGCCCAAGGCATGGGCGCGCAAGCTGTTCGGGCTGCCCGACCGGCCGACCGTGCTGTTCGTCGGCCGCCTCGACGAGGAGAAGCGGATCGACGAGCTGGTCAGGGCGCTGCCGCTCGTGCTCAACGAGACCGACGCCCAGGTGGCGCTGGTCGGCAAGGGCAACCAGCGGGCCGAGCTGGAGCGGCTGGCCGCCAGGATCGGGGTCGGCGACCGGGTGTTCTTCCTCGGCTTCGTCCCCGACGAGAACATGCCGCAGGCGTACGCCGCCGCCGACGTCTTCGCCATGCCGGGCGTCGCCGAGCTGCAGAGCATCGCGACGCTGGAGGCCATGGCGACCGGCCTGCCCGTGGTGGCCGCCGACGCGATGGCGCTGCCGCACCTGGTCGTCTGCAACGGCCACCTGTTCCAGCCGGGCGACGTGGTCGAGCTGGCCCGCCACCTGACCCGCGTCCTCGGCGACGACGAGCTGCGCGCCAGGTACGGCAGGGCCAGCAGGGAGCTCGCCCTCACCCACGACGACCAGGCGTCGCTCGCCCGGTTCGAGGCGATCTACGATGAGGTGGCGCGATGA
- a CDS encoding DMT family transporter has protein sequence MTVLAAAIALVGSLFFALGAALQQFEAVGSAKPGLLALLRRPRWLIGGASILAGGGLHIVALGLGPLTVVQPMGVASLLFALPLAAALHGRRPSRKELGAAAVVAAGLVGLVLMVPESSGPTRLGPDGVLLLLGVAGIAAVLLWAGATAAAPAWRAALLATSSGVLYGATATLVRVLVDGGWNWWYLPALPVPALLALMMLQRAYAVGHFGVSFASLQVADPLTAVAFGALLLGEPLPTGAAPVVAALLTAAGTVALARTSPLEARNDLA, from the coding sequence ATGACTGTGCTGGCCGCGGCGATCGCCCTGGTCGGGTCGCTGTTCTTCGCGCTCGGGGCCGCCCTCCAGCAGTTCGAGGCCGTCGGCTCGGCGAAGCCGGGGCTGCTCGCCCTGCTGCGCCGGCCGCGCTGGCTGATCGGCGGCGCGTCCATCCTGGCGGGTGGCGGCCTGCACATCGTCGCGCTCGGGCTCGGCCCGCTCACCGTGGTGCAGCCGATGGGCGTGGCGAGCCTGCTGTTCGCCCTGCCTCTCGCCGCCGCGCTGCACGGCCGCCGGCCCTCCCGCAAGGAGCTGGGCGCGGCGGCGGTCGTGGCGGCCGGGCTGGTCGGGCTCGTGCTGATGGTCCCGGAGTCGTCCGGGCCGACCCGGCTCGGCCCGGACGGTGTCCTCCTCCTGCTCGGCGTGGCCGGGATCGCGGCGGTGCTGCTGTGGGCCGGCGCGACGGCCGCCGCGCCGGCCTGGCGGGCGGCGCTGCTGGCCACCAGCTCCGGCGTCCTCTACGGCGCCACCGCCACCCTCGTGCGGGTGCTCGTGGACGGCGGCTGGAACTGGTGGTACCTGCCGGCGCTGCCGGTGCCCGCGCTGCTCGCGCTGATGATGCTGCAGCGGGCCTACGCCGTCGGGCACTTCGGCGTGTCGTTCGCCTCGCTGCAGGTCGCCGATCCGCTGACGGCGGTGGCGTTCGGCGCGCTGCTGCTCGGCGAGCCGCTGCCGACCGGGGCGGCTCCGGTCGTCGCCGCCCTGCTGACCGCCGCCGGCACCGTCGCGCTGGCCCGTACGAGTCCGCTGGAGGCGCGCAACGACCTCGCCTGA
- a CDS encoding DedA family protein, which produces MSHAVLDLVQQVMSSPWLYVALFALAVLDGFFPVVPAETSVITAGVFAASGETNLALVMAVAALGAFAGDHVSYLIGHLSGGRLRRRKAFVWARGALAERGGLVLVVARYIPGGRTATTLTMGAVSHPLRSFTFFDAIAASSWAVYSGLIGFFGGMAFENDPIKGLLLGLGIAVSVTAVVELVRWARKRRAIQPSPEGLPADTSV; this is translated from the coding sequence ATGTCGCATGCCGTCCTCGACCTCGTCCAGCAGGTCATGTCGTCCCCCTGGCTGTACGTGGCGCTGTTCGCCCTGGCCGTGCTCGACGGGTTCTTCCCCGTCGTCCCTGCCGAGACGTCGGTGATCACGGCGGGGGTGTTCGCCGCCTCCGGGGAGACGAACCTCGCCCTGGTGATGGCGGTGGCGGCGCTCGGCGCGTTCGCCGGCGACCACGTGTCGTACCTGATCGGGCACCTCTCCGGCGGGCGGCTGCGGCGCAGGAAGGCGTTCGTGTGGGCGCGCGGCGCGCTGGCGGAGCGGGGCGGGCTGGTGCTGGTCGTGGCCAGGTACATCCCCGGCGGCCGGACGGCGACCACGCTCACCATGGGCGCGGTAAGCCACCCGCTGCGCTCGTTCACCTTCTTCGACGCGATCGCGGCGAGCTCGTGGGCGGTCTACTCCGGGCTGATCGGGTTCTTCGGCGGGATGGCGTTCGAGAACGACCCGATCAAGGGCCTGCTGCTCGGCCTCGGCATCGCGGTGTCCGTCACGGCGGTGGTCGAGCTCGTGCGGTGGGCGCGGAAGCGCCGCGCCATCCAGCCTTCCCCGGAAGGTCTTCCCGCGGACACGTCCGTTTGA
- a CDS encoding sensor histidine kinase, with protein sequence MRVPPAIRRQSRREVVTDLLLWLLLCAFVAAMGPDPVQDPAAFGTVTAPRLALASAAVLVGRSRPLAALVLLLPLGPWRFSEGFATVDLSWLLPRTGVKILPVAPTSPFIMWYAYLTGRREAGTWPPLAAFGLIAVVGVAVVLAAGGDLALWVSMVTGLVGTYLVPYLLGLVRRLVIRQRGQARLSAEAQARLRERARIARDMHDSLGHDLALIAVRAAGLELAPGLDPAQARAAGELREAAADATDRLRQIIGLLGEDAAAAPLAPVDEDVTELVRRARDSGMAIDLDMAAGPVPGLARAVVQEGLTNAAKHAPGAAVRVSVGPRRVSVRNGPARGRPRARRGGTGLTGLAERARLAGGTLTAGAVDGGYELVVELP encoded by the coding sequence GTGAGAGTTCCGCCGGCGATCCGCAGGCAGAGCCGCCGCGAGGTGGTCACCGACCTGCTGCTGTGGCTGCTGCTGTGCGCCTTCGTGGCCGCCATGGGCCCCGATCCCGTCCAGGACCCGGCCGCGTTCGGGACGGTGACCGCGCCGCGGCTCGCCCTGGCGTCGGCGGCGGTGCTGGTGGGCCGCAGCCGGCCGCTCGCCGCCCTGGTGCTGCTGCTGCCGCTCGGCCCGTGGCGCTTCAGCGAGGGGTTCGCCACCGTGGACCTGAGCTGGCTGCTGCCCAGGACCGGCGTCAAGATCCTCCCGGTTGCGCCGACCTCGCCGTTCATCATGTGGTACGCCTACCTGACCGGACGGCGGGAGGCCGGGACGTGGCCGCCGCTCGCCGCGTTCGGTCTCATCGCGGTGGTGGGCGTGGCGGTCGTGCTGGCGGCGGGCGGCGACCTGGCCCTGTGGGTGTCGATGGTGACCGGGCTGGTGGGCACCTATCTGGTGCCGTACCTGCTGGGGCTGGTGCGGCGGCTGGTGATCAGGCAGCGGGGGCAGGCCAGGCTCTCGGCCGAGGCCCAGGCCAGGCTGCGCGAGCGGGCGAGGATCGCGCGGGACATGCACGACTCGCTCGGCCACGATCTGGCCCTGATCGCGGTCCGGGCCGCCGGGCTGGAGCTGGCGCCCGGCCTGGACCCGGCGCAGGCGCGGGCGGCGGGGGAGCTGCGGGAGGCGGCGGCCGACGCCACCGACCGGCTGCGGCAGATCATCGGGCTGCTGGGCGAGGACGCCGCCGCCGCGCCGCTCGCGCCCGTGGACGAGGACGTGACGGAGCTGGTCCGCCGGGCCAGGGACTCCGGCATGGCCATCGACCTCGACATGGCCGCGGGGCCGGTGCCCGGCCTGGCGAGGGCCGTCGTCCAGGAAGGGCTCACCAACGCGGCCAAGCACGCGCCGGGGGCCGCCGTGCGGGTCTCGGTCGGGCCCCGCAGGGTGAGCGTGCGCAACGGCCCGGCGCGCGGGCGGCCGCGCGCCAGGCGGGGCGGCACGGGGCTCACGGGTCTCGCGGAACGGGCCAGGCTCGCGGGCGGCACGCTCACGGCGGGAGCGGTGGACGGCGGCTACGAGCTCGTCGTGGAGCTCCCCTGA
- a CDS encoding VC0807 family protein — translation MTLPRLGALAREAAPKLLEAVVAPLAVFYLAMVVLGFKWALIATVAWVYFGVAWRLVRRVKVPATMFLAAFAITVRALVSFWTGTWMWFFIQPELGTICISMAFLASVRLNRPLVQKLTLDYIHLPSAVLKHERIRRFFARITLLWAFVLLMNSTLSIALAVYESLGGSLGAFMILRTSAVAVISGLAIAFSIWAFKRVLRRLHVAHA, via the coding sequence GTGACCCTCCCCCGCCTCGGCGCCCTCGCCCGCGAGGCGGCGCCCAAGCTGCTCGAAGCCGTGGTCGCCCCGCTGGCCGTCTTCTACCTGGCCATGGTGGTCCTCGGGTTCAAGTGGGCGCTGATCGCCACCGTCGCCTGGGTCTACTTCGGTGTGGCCTGGCGGCTCGTCCGGCGGGTGAAGGTGCCCGCCACCATGTTCCTCGCCGCGTTCGCGATCACCGTGCGCGCCCTGGTGTCGTTCTGGACCGGCACCTGGATGTGGTTCTTCATCCAGCCGGAGCTGGGCACGATCTGCATCAGCATGGCGTTCCTCGCCTCCGTGCGGCTCAACAGGCCGCTGGTGCAGAAGCTCACGCTCGACTACATCCACCTGCCGTCGGCGGTGCTGAAGCACGAGCGCATCCGCCGCTTCTTCGCCAGGATCACGCTGCTGTGGGCGTTCGTGCTGCTCATGAACTCCACTCTCAGCATCGCGCTGGCCGTCTACGAGAGCCTCGGCGGCTCGCTCGGCGCGTTCATGATCCTGCGCACCTCGGCGGTGGCCGTGATCAGCGGGCTGGCGATCGCGTTCTCGATCTGGGCGTTCAAGCGGGTGCTGCGCCGGCTGCACGTCGCGCACGCCTGA
- the leuE gene encoding leucine efflux protein LeuE produces the protein MFLGITDFWAYVIGAFLIILLPGPNSLYVLSFAAQHGVRRGYRAAAGVFVGDTVLMFLAAAGAASLLRSNAVLFTVVKYAGAGYLAWIGFQMIRDAWRSWRARSAGAAPAETAVKAAESQPRPFRKALTISVLNPKAILFFVSFFVAFVDPAYEAPALSFLILGAVIQVFSFLYLTSLIFGGTFLAAHFRRHKRLSAGLTSCVGAVFLGFGAKLATASLS, from the coding sequence GTGTTCCTCGGCATCACCGATTTCTGGGCCTACGTGATCGGCGCCTTCCTGATCATCCTGCTCCCCGGCCCCAACTCGCTCTACGTTCTCAGCTTCGCCGCGCAGCACGGCGTCCGGCGCGGCTACCGCGCCGCGGCCGGCGTCTTCGTCGGCGACACGGTGCTGATGTTCCTGGCCGCCGCCGGCGCGGCCTCCCTGCTGCGCTCCAACGCCGTCCTGTTCACGGTCGTCAAGTACGCCGGAGCCGGCTACCTCGCCTGGATCGGCTTCCAGATGATCAGGGACGCCTGGCGGTCCTGGCGGGCGAGGAGCGCCGGGGCCGCCCCCGCGGAAACGGCGGTGAAGGCCGCGGAGAGCCAGCCGCGCCCGTTCCGCAAGGCGCTGACGATCAGCGTGCTCAACCCGAAGGCGATCCTGTTCTTCGTCTCGTTCTTCGTGGCGTTCGTGGATCCGGCCTACGAGGCGCCCGCGCTGTCGTTCCTGATCCTCGGCGCGGTGATCCAGGTGTTCAGCTTCCTCTACCTGACGTCGCTGATCTTCGGCGGCACCTTCCTCGCCGCCCACTTCCGCCGCCACAAGCGGCTCAGCGCCGGGCTGACCTCGTGCGTCGGCGCCGTCTTCCTGGGCTTCGGCGCGAAGCTCGCCACCGCGTCACTCAGCTGA
- a CDS encoding M14 family zinc carboxypeptidase — protein MIRRFVILLAALSLVGLTGMTGAGAAAEPPPNKQYRVQGPSTAQQRSAVAATGAAIEEVATGSVLVTATAAEAAAIRRLGYRVVEAPRPAPPSGVEAFDFPPADSAYHNYAEMNAEINALVAAHPNIVSQSTYGTSYEGRALRLVKISDNVGTDEAEPEVLFTAHQHAREHLTVEMALYIMHLLADNYGTDARITNLVDTREIWIMPDLNPDGGEYDIASGSYRSWRKNRQPNSGSSAVGTDLNRNWAYNWGCCGGSSGTTSSETYRGASAESAPEVRATADWVRSRVIGGVQQIKSHIDWHTYSELVLWPYGYTLNNTAPGLTQDDRDAHATLGQNMASTNNYTPQQASDLYITDGTIDDWLWGVYKIFSFTFEMYPTGSNPGFYPPDEQIGPQTTRNREAVLRFLEYSDCVYRIIGKESQYCGTGTPPVTVYSDTFETATGWTANPAGTDTATSGQWERGDPEATTSSGAKQLGTTVSGTNDLVTGRLAGSSAGAYDVDGGVTTIQSPPITLPSSGTLSLSLSWYLAHGSNATSADYLRVRVVGGSTATVLNQAGAATNRNGAWATATANLNAFAGQTVRIVVDAADAGTASLVEAGIDDVRITQQP, from the coding sequence GTGATACGCCGTTTCGTCATCCTGCTCGCCGCCCTCAGCCTCGTCGGCCTCACCGGCATGACGGGCGCGGGGGCGGCCGCCGAGCCCCCGCCCAACAAGCAGTACCGCGTGCAGGGACCGTCCACCGCGCAGCAGCGCAGCGCCGTCGCCGCCACCGGCGCGGCCATCGAGGAGGTGGCCACCGGCTCCGTGCTGGTCACGGCCACCGCGGCGGAGGCGGCCGCCATCCGGCGGCTCGGCTACCGGGTCGTGGAGGCGCCACGGCCGGCGCCGCCGTCCGGCGTCGAGGCGTTCGACTTCCCGCCGGCCGACTCGGCGTACCACAACTACGCCGAGATGAACGCCGAGATCAACGCCCTCGTCGCGGCGCACCCGAACATCGTCAGCCAGTCGACGTACGGCACCTCGTACGAGGGCCGCGCCCTGCGCCTGGTGAAGATCAGCGACAACGTCGGCACGGACGAGGCCGAGCCCGAGGTGCTGTTCACGGCGCACCAGCACGCCCGTGAGCACCTGACGGTGGAGATGGCGCTGTACATCATGCACCTGCTCGCCGACAACTACGGCACCGACGCCCGCATCACGAACCTGGTCGACACCCGCGAGATCTGGATCATGCCGGACCTCAACCCCGACGGCGGCGAGTACGACATCGCCTCAGGCAGCTACCGCTCCTGGCGTAAGAACCGCCAGCCCAACTCGGGCTCCTCGGCCGTCGGCACCGACCTCAACCGCAACTGGGCCTACAACTGGGGCTGCTGCGGCGGCTCGTCGGGCACGACCTCCAGCGAGACCTACCGCGGCGCGAGCGCCGAGTCCGCCCCCGAGGTGCGGGCGACGGCCGACTGGGTGCGCAGCCGGGTCATCGGCGGCGTCCAGCAGATCAAGTCGCACATCGACTGGCACACCTACAGCGAGCTGGTGCTGTGGCCGTACGGCTACACCCTGAACAACACCGCGCCCGGCCTGACCCAGGACGACCGCGACGCGCACGCCACGCTCGGCCAGAACATGGCCTCCACCAACAACTACACCCCGCAGCAGGCCAGCGATCTCTACATCACCGACGGCACCATCGACGACTGGCTGTGGGGCGTCTACAAGATCTTCAGCTTCACGTTCGAGATGTACCCGACGGGCTCCAACCCGGGCTTCTACCCGCCCGACGAGCAGATCGGGCCGCAGACCACGCGCAACAGGGAGGCCGTGCTCCGCTTCCTCGAGTACTCCGACTGCGTCTACCGGATCATCGGCAAGGAGAGCCAGTACTGCGGCACCGGCACGCCGCCGGTGACCGTCTACTCCGACACGTTCGAGACCGCCACCGGCTGGACCGCCAACCCGGCGGGCACCGACACCGCCACGTCCGGCCAGTGGGAGCGGGGCGACCCCGAGGCCACCACGTCCTCGGGCGCCAAGCAGCTCGGCACGACGGTCAGCGGCACGAACGACCTGGTGACCGGCCGGCTCGCGGGCAGCTCCGCGGGCGCGTACGACGTGGACGGCGGCGTCACCACGATCCAGTCCCCGCCGATCACGCTTCCTTCCTCGGGCACGCTCAGCCTGTCGCTGTCGTGGTACCTGGCGCACGGCTCGAACGCCACCAGCGCCGACTACCTGCGGGTCCGCGTGGTGGGAGGCTCGACCGCGACCGTGCTCAACCAGGCGGGCGCGGCCACCAACCGCAACGGCGCGTGGGCCACGGCCACCGCGAACCTGAACGCCTTCGCCGGCCAGACCGTCCGCATCGTCGTGGACGCGGCGGACGCGGGCACCGCCTCCCTGGTCGAGGCGGGCATCGACGACGTGAGGATCACCCAGCAGCCCTGA
- a CDS encoding chitinase, with product MRHRATLLAFATLVLSLLAAPAPAHAATATATFTKVSDWGSGFEGKVTVTNATTTAMNGWNVQFDVPAGYSIPSAWDAVMTSSGQHYTFTNPTWAPTLPAGGSASFGFNGSPGGFPGITGCTLNGSPCDGGGPSTGVPGRPGAASATSTTGSITLTWGASSGTVTGYRVHEGATVKATVTGTTATIGGLGACESHTYTVKAYNGEGESAAGDPVTATTAGCTGGGGTLPKHFLTGYWHNFVNPATELRLSAVPAEYDLVAVAFGEATATPGQVAFAVDAGLSTALGGYTDAQFRADVQALHQRGKKVILSVGGEAGRVQVADSAAATRFADSVYAIMQSYGFDGVDIDLENGLNATYMAQALRSLRAKAGADLIITMAPQTIDMQSTGMEYFKLALSIKDILTVVHTQFYNSGSMLGCDQAQAYAQGTVNFMTALACIQLENGLRPDQVALGLPAGPGAANGGVVAPSLVNQALDCLARRTNCGSFVPPRAYPDIRGAMTWSINWDASTNWSFSKTVKPHLQGMP from the coding sequence GTGAGACACCGCGCGACCCTCCTGGCGTTCGCGACCCTCGTCCTGTCCCTCCTCGCCGCCCCGGCCCCCGCCCACGCCGCCACGGCGACGGCGACCTTCACGAAGGTCTCCGACTGGGGCTCCGGCTTCGAGGGCAAGGTCACCGTCACCAACGCCACCACCACGGCCATGAACGGCTGGAACGTCCAGTTCGACGTCCCCGCCGGCTACTCGATCCCGTCCGCGTGGGACGCGGTCATGACGAGCAGCGGGCAGCACTACACCTTCACCAACCCGACCTGGGCCCCCACGCTCCCCGCCGGCGGCAGCGCGAGCTTCGGCTTCAACGGCAGCCCCGGCGGCTTCCCCGGCATCACCGGCTGCACGCTCAACGGATCACCCTGCGACGGCGGCGGACCGTCAACCGGGGTGCCCGGCCGGCCGGGAGCCGCCTCCGCCACCAGCACGACCGGCTCGATCACCCTCACCTGGGGAGCCTCCTCGGGCACGGTCACCGGCTACCGCGTCCACGAGGGCGCCACGGTCAAGGCCACGGTCACCGGCACGACCGCCACGATCGGCGGCCTCGGCGCCTGCGAGAGCCACACCTACACGGTCAAGGCGTACAACGGCGAGGGCGAGTCGGCGGCCGGCGACCCCGTGACCGCCACCACCGCCGGCTGCACGGGCGGCGGCGGCACCCTGCCCAAGCACTTCCTCACCGGCTACTGGCACAACTTCGTCAACCCCGCGACCGAGCTCAGGCTCTCGGCCGTCCCCGCCGAGTACGACCTCGTCGCCGTCGCGTTCGGCGAGGCCACGGCCACCCCCGGCCAGGTCGCCTTCGCCGTGGACGCCGGTCTGTCCACCGCGCTCGGCGGCTACACCGACGCCCAGTTCAGGGCCGACGTCCAGGCCCTGCACCAGCGGGGCAAGAAGGTCATCCTGTCCGTCGGCGGCGAGGCCGGGCGCGTGCAGGTCGCCGACTCCGCCGCCGCGACCCGCTTCGCCGACTCGGTGTACGCGATCATGCAGAGCTACGGCTTCGACGGCGTGGACATCGACCTGGAGAACGGGCTCAACGCCACGTACATGGCCCAGGCGCTCCGGTCGCTGCGCGCCAAGGCCGGCGCCGACCTGATCATCACGATGGCCCCGCAGACCATCGACATGCAGTCGACCGGGATGGAGTACTTCAAGCTCGCCCTGTCGATCAAGGACATCCTCACGGTCGTCCACACGCAGTTCTACAACTCCGGTTCCATGCTGGGCTGCGACCAGGCGCAGGCGTACGCGCAGGGGACCGTCAACTTCATGACCGCGCTGGCCTGCATCCAGCTGGAGAACGGCCTGCGCCCCGACCAGGTGGCGCTGGGCCTGCCCGCCGGGCCGGGCGCGGCGAACGGCGGCGTGGTCGCGCCCTCGCTCGTCAACCAGGCGCTCGACTGCCTGGCCCGGCGTACCAACTGCGGATCCTTCGTGCCGCCTCGCGCGTACCCGGACATCCGGGGCGCGATGACCTGGTCCATCAACTGGGACGCCAGCACCAACTGGTCCTTCAGCAAGACCGTCAAGCCGCACCTTCAGGGAATGCCATGA